A region of the Dyadobacter sp. CECT 9275 genome:
TGAAGTCCTATCTTGTGGCTACCCGGAATAACCTGAAGGGCGCCGATGTCTGCTCCGGCGTCCACCATCGGGAACCAAATGACCGTACTGTCCAGCGAGCCCTGGCCGGTTCGCCAGTCCTGATGCGCATCCAGTTTCCAGTGTTTGCTGCCGTTCTTTGACAAAAACCTGCTGTTAAACTGCATGGCGGCCCGTGCGCCTATGATCGGACTGCTCAATCCAACTTCTTTCAAAACAGCTTCGATTTTGGGGTCTACGCCCAGCCGGTGCAGTGAAAAAGAATGCTGAACCGTTTTCCCGGTATTGACAAATGCGGTGAAATCCTTTTCAAAAAATTCGAACATAGCATTCTCGAATTCCGACTTGTTGTCAATATCAACAGATTTGCCCGTTACACGTTTGATCTGCACCGCGAATATTTTGCGGGCTTCGGTATAAATTTCGTTGACAATTTCTTTGTCCAGAAAGTTTCTTAATATGACGAACCCGTCTTCATTGAATTGTTTCCGTATTTCACTCATAATTTTTCTGTTTAAGATTTATGATCACTGAAAGTGTACTAGCCACGTTTCCCGATCAAAATTATAACTCAACTTCCACCTGATTTATGACATCAGTCAGCAAAATTTCAGGATCATCCGCATGAAAACCGGGTTGTATTTATTTTCTTAATCTTCCCAGACAGCATAACCGAATCCGGCGGCACCGAATCCGTTCCCGTTGTACAAAAGGTATTTTTTTCCTTTATGCTGATAGGTATATGCGTAGTCAATCATTTGATAATCAAAATCTTCCGGATTTTCAGATTTTGCAATACCCACCAGGTGATCTTTCCTTTCCCAGTTGGTACCGTCTATGGATTCTGCATATCCCAGGCGGTAGCTCTGGTTGCGGTCTGTACGGTAATCGCGGCTATGGCGGTACGAATAGAACATTTTATAGATGCCATCTTCCTTGAAAACGCTTGGACGACCCACTGCATGAAGGAAATCGTCAAAATCCAGGGTGGGAATGTCACTGATTTCCCAGTGAATGCCATCCTTTGAAACAGCAGATTGCGCCCGGTAGTAGGGCTCCGGATAACCGTGTATGTATTCACATTTATGGCCTGAGATATACCACATGCGCCAGGTTCCATCGTCCTCAATCATCACTGAAGGCTGAGCCGCCCAGATCGGGTTCTGAATACTGCGGTCCATGATAGGGCCCCGGAACATTTTCGTGAAAGTAAGGCCGCCATCGTGGCTTACGGAAAGCCCCATAGAAAGCCGGTACGAATTCCAGGTACGGTTCCAGCCGGTATAATACAGCCAGATATCCCCGTTTGGCCGGTTTACGAACCAGGCCGGCATCGCTCCGGTTTCATCATATTCACCCGGGCCTCCCAGTTCAAGAACAGGCTTGTCGTGGATATAAAGGATCTTTTTCGGATCGTCGTAATCAACGTCAATAAAGGTTGGGCGAGACTGGCCGCTGTCATCCCGGGACGAAAAATAAACCCTTAGAAAGTCATCATGTTTGTAGGCAAAGGGAACCTGAGCGTGTGTCCGGCTATGCGGCAAGCTGCCATCCGGTTTATATATAACTCCTTGTTTGATCCACATTTTAGTAAGCGGTTGCAGTATGAAGTAGGCTATTAGAACTACCTATCCATGCTTTAGATTAGAAAATTTGTCCGGGTTGTTAATCATGAATGAAAGTAATCTCCCTATAGTTTGAGATTGAGAATTCAGGTTTTCATAGAGTTCAGCAGTGATGTATTTGCATGCAAAAGAAAATTCCAGCCATACCTGCGTTTCACAATTTTCCATGTCCGCATCGGAAACCTTTGACACAAAATGGGCTGGATACCTCCTTTTACGATAAGCCTCTCCTATGCAGGCACAAACGGATCGGCTAGATCTGCGAATTTGATCTGTAAGTGAAAATCGTTCGGCTGCAGGAAAATTTTTAGTTATTTCAAAAATGCTCATTGCTAATTCAAAACCGAACTTGTACGCCATCAGATCGCGAAAGTCATGTGATGCCATTATCCTGATTTAGTGTGTACTGCCTACTTCTACTAGTCCTCCGCCTTCTCCGCTCTCAGGCGCCAGTTATCTACGAAATCTTTTCCAGGAATGGGCAGGTCTATGTCAACTTCCGGAGCTTTTGCAGTAACGCGGTAGTCCATGACATAAAATGCATTTCCGAAAACATAATGAAGTTTGAAATTTTCAATATTAGCCGGAACGTCCTCCAGGGGTACTTCGGCACGGAAAAGGGGATTGGCCTTCAGCAACGTAGCATAGGAAGGATGCTTTCTCAGCCAGGGCGCTACGCTTTCGTCGCCCACAACTACTTTTCCGCCGGGGCGTACCACACGGGTGAGTTCGTCGAAAGCTCTTTTTCTTTCCGAAAAGGTATTGATCCCGCCGAAATGGAAAACGGCATCGAAAGTATCATCAGGAAAAGGCAGATAAGAGCCATTTCCAAGGAAATAATGTACGTTGAGGTCTTCTGTCGAAAGTTTTTCCTGCGCCAGTTTCAACATATTCGGAGATAGGTCCGACAGCACCGCTGTTCCTCCCGGCCTGATTTTGTCCAGTATCAAAGCAGAGTCTTTACCTGTGCCTGCACCCACTTCCAGCGCCTTCATTCCCGGTTTCAGCTCCATAAGATCAATAAAAAACTTGCGGGTAGCCGCTTCGTCAGAATGGTTCAGCGTTTCAAATACCCAGGATACACCCTTGTCATACCTCAAAAATGCCTGATCGTAAAGGTATTGCTCGCGAGCATCAGCCGGAAGTAATTCTTTAGGATATAGCATGTTAACAATGCCTGTATCTCCCACTTCATATAGGGTACCGTCTTCACTGGTAAGTGTTTTGCCGTCTTCTGATATTTTTAAGGGGCCGCCGGTTAATGGGCATACCAACGCTTTAAGGAAATCCTGATGGGTCATTTGGTGTTTGCTTGTTTATGTATAGGGCCAAAATTACTTTTTTTTCTTATAAGTACTTTCAAAGTCTGGACGGTAATTAGCCAAAGGTTTATAAATGGCCGTGTGTAATTCTGTTTTGATTGATAGCAAAGGCCGTTTATTTCCTTCGTACCTTTGCTATCAAACATTTTGATGTTACGCATTCAGCAATATACCATTCAGTAAAAGTCATGTTTGATCTGCAACAAAAGATAAAGGCACTGGCCAGGGAACAGTCAGCAAAAGTGATCGCCACCAGACAGCACCTTCACAAAAACCCCGAACTTTCATTTGAGGAATTTAAAACAGCAGGTTTCGTAGCCAGGGAATTACAGGCTATGGGGCTCAGTCCGCAGGAAGGCGTTGCCGGTACTGGTGTGGTAGCGCTGATCGAAGGAAAAAACCCGAAAAGCAGGATTGTCGGGTTAAGGGCGGATATGGATGCATTGCCAATCCATGAAGCCAATGACGTTCCCTACAAATCGATCAACCCGGGGGTTATGCACGCTTGCGGGCACGACGTCCACACTTCGTCGCTTTTGGGCACAGCCAATATTCTTCGCCAGCTGCGTGATGAATTTGAAGGGACGGTTAAGCTGGTTTTTCAGCCGGCAGAGGAAAAAGCACCCGGCGGAGCCTCACTAATGATAAAAGAAGGAGTACTGGAAAACCCGAAACCCGTGAGTATGGTAGGGCAGCATGTAGCACCGAATATTCCGGTTGGAAAAATAGGCTTTCGGGAAGGAATGTATATGGCCAGCACCGATGAACTTTACCTTACCGTAGTCGGCAAAGGAGGGCACGCCGCTGCACCGCACCAGCTGATAGACCCCGTACTGATGGCTTCACACA
Encoded here:
- a CDS encoding M20 metallopeptidase family protein, whose protein sequence is MFDLQQKIKALAREQSAKVIATRQHLHKNPELSFEEFKTAGFVARELQAMGLSPQEGVAGTGVVALIEGKNPKSRIVGLRADMDALPIHEANDVPYKSINPGVMHACGHDVHTSSLLGTANILRQLRDEFEGTVKLVFQPAEEKAPGGASLMIKEGVLENPKPVSMVGQHVAPNIPVGKIGFREGMYMASTDELYLTVVGKGGHAAAPHQLIDPVLMASHIIVALQQIVSRNRNPSNPAVLSFGRFIADGVTNVIPNEVTIQGTWRCMDEAWREDGLKRMKKMAELIAESMGGSCVFEIVKGYPFLKNHPELTRRMRSSATEYMGAENVIDLDLWMAGEDFAFYSQVVDSCFYRLGTRNEARGIVSGVHTPTFDIDEEALEISTGLMSWLAISELSF
- a CDS encoding phytanoyl-CoA dioxygenase family protein, coding for MSEIRKQFNEDGFVILRNFLDKEIVNEIYTEARKIFAVQIKRVTGKSVDIDNKSEFENAMFEFFEKDFTAFVNTGKTVQHSFSLHRLGVDPKIEAVLKEVGLSSPIIGARAAMQFNSRFLSKNGSKHWKLDAHQDWRTGQGSLDSTVIWFPMVDAGADIGALQVIPGSHKIGLQESSTSGYQGGITADLKEDAFIQTEFQVGDILVFSAFLIHQSGNNITNNIRWSVQLRYNNLDEPTFIERGYPMAYIYQPEKELVTPDFPTVAQLQEVFS
- a CDS encoding class I SAM-dependent methyltransferase codes for the protein MTHQDFLKALVCPLTGGPLKISEDGKTLTSEDGTLYEVGDTGIVNMLYPKELLPADAREQYLYDQAFLRYDKGVSWVFETLNHSDEAATRKFFIDLMELKPGMKALEVGAGTGKDSALILDKIRPGGTAVLSDLSPNMLKLAQEKLSTEDLNVHYFLGNGSYLPFPDDTFDAVFHFGGINTFSERKRAFDELTRVVRPGGKVVVGDESVAPWLRKHPSYATLLKANPLFRAEVPLEDVPANIENFKLHYVFGNAFYVMDYRVTAKAPEVDIDLPIPGKDFVDNWRLRAEKAED
- a CDS encoding four helix bundle protein, translating into MASHDFRDLMAYKFGFELAMSIFEITKNFPAAERFSLTDQIRRSSRSVCACIGEAYRKRRYPAHFVSKVSDADMENCETQVWLEFSFACKYITAELYENLNSQSQTIGRLLSFMINNPDKFSNLKHG